A genomic segment from Aspergillus puulaauensis MK2 DNA, chromosome 1, nearly complete sequence encodes:
- a CDS encoding uncharacterized protein (COG:S;~EggNog:ENOG410PGTU;~InterPro:IPR008936;~SECRETED:SignalP(1-18);~TransMembrane:1 (n2-10c14/15o673-698i);~go_process: GO:0007165 - signal transduction [Evidence IEA]): MIHALLWLILSSLKELDTRRSSATKARIMDAGCGRTFFLGTTHEPTKKEGAMVAARQHQMERAKKRVQLCFHAETPHKETNLFHTGADFLDTPFTATLHSRMVRLDSIFSRSSGKGSNASDNGRSWTLSRPQSIMSQSPQRIKVPLKETPANEPEEPKTVCGSSGECATDQLQENRPRLSNPEPSTKLDAPGSSATEPLEFPPNSGYSSRRFAGFKTLFRTRTHRRRRLDFDIRKDGDIDNENPKNSTSEEAGDVAAQRDQAVVATQPNGLSKVSPDDETRKVSDTSEKSVNSSTTSNTVCHHPSKRMSMPITVVDRDLIHQNPFDDIYEAARSETYVSNPFSEPKKGTRFTDQSSSGYSGSDNPFSSMPSEAREMSNSSQSSWHCPTLSGLSGFNGWPTPADRRLATDSFNRLACDLYLEPLGANPDDVSQYDRALDGIFAVPGDKLERRRDRLLGRIRTMRSTMHIKSEPAVPRARSLRRMKTFTTLSTGSCLMTSLQGKSLETLARLGGFGFLTLPGDFAPTTLNLPVCFVATINHLRSYAPGMQGLFVDHGDLETATQTYHYFADQVLSAEKERIRIHMTMRSSRMPNFLEEAPEPDMENQSSQVLGIAFTFKALLAGIPGGILGSMQLYRVLVNICHGRISSRSVQRTGSCLAGLSAEDYAKVRAMSLGILALTSSMQLNLICAVFGLCSLLLHETERMAELELRQRRRSNRRPIASSTDKLSSDRLAATLGPLLIETGRSESPDTFHAIQEEIESQRVVALLIGNWRSISRQLRIWERRGLEGHVHAGPARATSVESREGTGTGN, from the exons ATGATTCACGCCCTTCTTT GGCTCATTTTGAGCTCCCTCAAGGAACTCGACACTCGCCGATCCTCAGCCACGAAAGCTCGGATCATGGATGCCGGCTGTGGTCGTACCTTCTTTCTCGGGACGACGCATGAGCCCACGAAAAAGGAAGGGGCGATGGTTGCAGCCCGCCAACACCAAATGGAAAGGGCGAAGAAACGGGTTCAGCTCTGTTTCCACGCCGAAACCCCCCATAAAGAAACCAACTTGTTTCACACCGGAGCGGATTTTCTTGACACACCCTTTACGGCTACTTTGCATAGCAGGATGGTCCGCCTCGACAGCATCTTTTCCCGGTCGTCAGGGAAAGGAAGCAACGCGTCCGACAATGGTCGTTCTTGGACTCTGAGCCGGCCACAGTCAATTATGAGCCAGTCACCGCAACGAATTAAAGTGCCACTGAAAGAAACACCAGCGAATGAGCCGGAGGAGCCCAAAACAGTGTGCGGGTCCAGCGGTGAATGCGCTACGGACCAACTACAGGAGAACCGCCCACGACTTTCCAATCCAGAACCTAGCACAAAGCTGGATGCTCCCGGTAGCAGTGCTACAGAGCCATTGGAGTTTCCGCCTAACTCGGGATACTCTTCACGACGCTTCGCAGGTTTCAAGACTCTCTTTCGCACCCGCACACACAGACGGCGGAGACTCGATTTTGATATCCGCAAGGACGGAGACATAGACAATGAAAACCCCAAAAACTCCACCTCTGAAGAGGCTGGCGATGTTGCGGCACAAAGGGATCAGGCTGTAGTTGCTACTCAGCCCAACGGGCTATCCAAAGTCTCTCCGGACGATGAAACTCGAAAGGTCAGCGATACGAGTGAGAAGTCAGTAAATTCAAGCACTACCAGCAACACTGTTTGTCATCATCCGTCTAAACGGATGTCTATGCCCATTACAGTTGTAGACCGGGACCTAATTCACCAGAACCCATTCGACGATATCTACGAAGCTGCACGCTCAGAAACCTACGTTAGCAATCCATTCTCGGAACCAAAAAAGGGCACCAGATTTACAGACCAGTCAAGTTCCGGATACAGTGGCTCAGACAACCCATTCTCATCGATGCCTAGCGAAGCCCGTGAAATGAGTAACTCGTCGCAATCAAGCTGGCACTGCCCTACGTTATCAGGGTTATCAGGGTTCAACGGCTGGCCGACGCCTGCCGATCGGCGTTTGGCGACGGACTCATTTAATAGGCTAGCGTGCGATCTATATTTGGAGCCCCTGGGGGCCAACCCTGATGACGTCAGTCAATATGATAGGGCTT TGGATGGTATTTTTGCAGTACCCGGGGACAAGCTAGAGCGGAGACGAGACCGGCTCCTCGGTCGGATTCGAACTATGCGATCAACAATGCATATCAAATCTGAGCCAGCTGTACCCCGGGCAAGGAGTTTACGGCGAATGAAAACGTTTACTACGCTCTCTACGGGATCTTGTCTAATGACATCGTTACAGGGGAAATCGTTAGAAACACTAGCTAGGCttggtgggtttggcttCTTAACACTCCCAGGTGATTTTGCACCGACAACACTCAACCTTCCGGTGTGCTTTGTAGCCACTATCAACCATCTGCGAAGTTATG CTCCTGGAATGCAAGGCCTGTTCGTCGACCATGGTGACCTCGAAACGGCCACGCAAACGTACCATTATTTTGCAGACCAGGTTCTATCCGCAGAGAAGGAAAGGATCAGGATCCATATGACAATGAGGAGCAGCAGAATGCCAAATTTCCTCGAGGAAGCTCCCGAGCCAGATATGGAAAATCAAAGTTCGCAGGTTCTGGGCATCGCATTCACTTTCAAGGCACTATTAGCAGGAATTCCTGGTGGTATATTGGGGTCTATGCAGCTGTATCGAGTTCTCGTTAATATCTGCCACGGGCGAATCTCTTCACGGTCGGTGCAGCGAACTGGCAGCTGTCTCGCAGGACTATCGGCCGAGGATTATGCCAAGGTGCGAGCCATGAGCCTTGGAATACTGGCACTTACCAGCTCGATGCAGCTCAATCTGATTTGTGCGGTGTTTGGATTGTGctcgctgctcctccatGAAACGGAACGAATGGCCGAACTGGAGCTGCGCCAGCGCCGACGGTCGAATCGGCGTCCCATTGCAAGTAGCACAGACAAGCTAAGTTCGGATCGTCTTGCAGCGACTCTGGGCCCGCTCCTCATCGAGACCGGGCGAAGCGAGAGTCCTGATACGTTCCATGCCATCCAGGAGGAGATCGAGAGCCAGCGGGTGGTTGCACTCCTGATTGGGAACTGGCGCAGCATCAGCCGACAGCTGCGGATCTGGGAGCGGCGTGGCCTGGAAGGTCATGTACATGCAGGGCCGGCCCGCGCGACAAGTGTCGAGAGCAGAGAAGGAACAGGGACGGGGAATTGA
- the POL12 gene encoding DNA-directed DNA polymerase alpha subunit POL12 (BUSCO:EOG09261V87;~COG:L;~EggNog:ENOG410PHS1;~InterPro:IPR013627,IPR016722,IPR007185;~PFAM:PF04042,PF08418;~go_function: GO:0003677 - DNA binding [Evidence IEA];~go_process: GO:0006260 - DNA replication [Evidence IEA]) — protein sequence MGSVQDPAASETSNGELTELFAPSAPDGLPADVLGELQSIMRVHGITAQELFYRWESYCLRMGSEETKLDLETVRLFKRDVQDNLERQARGRQQVEKRSGGAAATPRARERDMGMGAGAGTGDVFGMLDGLTPGRTPGSAGGSAKRKAEFSSPSVSKKVDSPLSSKTKASTNGGGDSVQSVPFSERPNPGQTIETLNEHLSLPETPMAPFPEPRIRPAANTDLKKFGYKPMAMRLSETSEILDDRIDEFTAIFEKKYENEDITFGSAAVQSTSEIVAVGRIASDSVEGKLNPASLVLETSRRSGAGKRVPLNVESIPSVNFFPGQIVALLGINASGNYFSVKEVLPPPLLPPAVSSVPTIETTNERVSESGSSPLNVMIASGPYTTDDNLDFEPLKEICQKAAESYADGLILMGPFLDTEHPLLASGDFDLPESNNIDPDTVTLTTVFRHFISTQLQKLAAAVPSITIALVPSVRDAVSKHVSWPQEQLPKKELGLPKQARMVSNPVTFSLNETVIGMCSHDVLYELRREEALHGRPKEANILTRLVKYMIEQRHFMPIFPPTSRDALPRPGIDGGLATGAALDVPYSKLGEWWNVRPDILIVPSMLPPFVKVVDSILTINPGPISRRRAAGTYAQMAIHPRVVSEEEQEQKNVSHNLYERTRVDIAKI from the exons ATGGGCTCCGTACAGGACCCAGCCGCCTCGGAAACATCCAATGGCGAACTAACCGAGCTCTTTGCGCCCTCCGCGCCGGATGGTCTCCCCGCAGACGTCCTGGGGGAGCTGCAGTCTATAATGCGGGTTCATGGGATCACCGCCCAGGAATTGTTTTACCGATGGGAGTCGTATTGTCTGCGCATGGGGTCTGAGGAGACTAAACTTGATCTGGAGACTGTGAGGCTGTTTAAGCGGGATGTGCAGGATAATTTGGAGCGGCAGGCGAGGGGCCGGCAGCAGGTTGAGAAGCGCAGTGGTGGTGCCGCGGCGAccccgagggcgagggagagggataTGGGGATGGGTGCCGGGGCAGGTACTGGTGATGTTTTTGGGAT GCTGGATGGATTGACGCCTGGGAGAACCCCCGGGAGTGCTGGTGGTTCGGCAAAGAGGAAAGCGGAATTTTCGTCGCCGTCGGTTTCGAAGAAGGTTGATTCGCCGCTTAGTTCGAAGACAAAGGCTTCGACGAATGGTGGAGGGGATAGTGTACA ATCTGTCCCGTTTTCAGAGCGCCCGAATCCTGGCCAGACGATTGAAACGCTCAACGAGCACCTGTCTCTGCCCGAAACACCCATGGCGCCGTTCCCAGAGCCTCGAATTCGTCCCGCCGCGAACACGGATCTCAAGAAGTTTGGGTATAAACCTATGGCTATGCGATTGTCGGAAACATCTGAGATTCTCGACGACCGGATTGATGAGTTTACGGCCATATTCGAGAAGAAGTACGAGAACGAAGACATCACGTTCGGGAGTGCTGCTGTCCAGAGCACGAGCGAGATTGTTGCTGTAGGACGCATTGCTTCTGACAGTGTAGAGGGGAAGCTCAATCCAGCGTCGCTCGTACTTGAGACGTCGAGGCGCTCAGGGGCCGGTAAGAGGGTGCCTTTGAATGTGGAGTCGATCCCGTCAGTGAACTTCTTCCCCGGGCAAATTGTTGCTTTGCTGGGGATCAATGCGTCGGGAAATTACTTTTCGGTCAAAGAGGttcttccaccacctcttTTGCCGCCTGCCGTGTCGTCCGTTCCTACCATTGAGACTACTAATGAGCGCGTATCGGAGTCTGGGTCTTCACCATTGAATGTTATGATCGCCTCCGGACCGTATACAACAGACGACAATTTAGATTTTGAGCCTCTGAAGGAAATTTGCCAAAAAGCCGCAGAGAGTTATGCGGATGGGCTCATCCTCATGGGACCGTTCCTGGACACTGAGCACCCATTGCTAGCATCGGGTGATTTTGACCTTCCAGAATCTAACAACATTGACCCGGATACCGTTACCCTCACAACTGTCTTTAGGCATTTCATATCCACACAACTACAAAAGCTCGCTGCTGCCGTCCCGAGCATCACAATTGCTCTCGTCCCCTCCGTTAGGGATGCCGTGAGCAAACACGTTTCATGGCCACAAGAGCAGCTAcccaagaaggagcttgGACTGCCAAAACAAGCTCGCATGGTGTCCAACCCAGTGACATTTTCGCTGAATGAAACTGTTATCGGAATGTGCTCGCACGATGTGCTGTACGAACTGCGGCGTGAAGAAGCTCTCCACGGAAGACCCAAGGAGGCCAACATCCTAACACGTCTAGTGAAATACATGATTGAACAGCGACACTTTATGCCCATATTCCCGCCAACATCTAGGGATGCTCTTCCGAGACCCGGAATCGATGGTGGGCTAGCAACTGGTGCTGCCCTGGATGTACCCTATTCCAAGCTCGGTGAATGGTGGAATGTGCGGCCAGATATCCTCATTGTGCCTAGTATGCTGCCGCCGTTCGTCAAG GTGGTCGACAGCATCCTCACAATAAACCCAGGCCCCATTTCCAGGCGACGAGCAGCAGGGACCTACGCTCAGATGGCAATCCACCCCCGCGTCGTcagcgaggaagagcaggaaCAGAAAAACGTAAGCCACAATCTATACGAGCGGACACGGGTCGATATAGCCAAGATTTAG
- a CDS encoding CRAL/TRIO domain protein (COG:I;~EggNog:ENOG410PFPC;~InterPro:IPR011074,IPR036865,IPR036273,IPR001251;~PFAM:PF00650,PF03765;~TransMembrane:1 (o271-291i)) codes for MSTAPSDAPATTTPVNGDAAAAEKPQVSTETETTPQAEPPAQDQPASESSAPQETIESLNLPLSAADGVIKKPFPRPIDTAKPAQPAQLTSDQQTKYDSVLKSVSEWTTVPTTSAKNAPTEAITDDERMFLTRECLLRYLRATKWNAPEAVARLQRTLTWRREYGIEKLTPDYISIENETGKQVLLGYDIHGRPCLYLLPSNQNTEKSDRQVQHLVFMLERAIELMPPDQETLALIVDYGETKSGQNASIGQARDTVNFLQNHYPERLGRALVINLSFLIMGFFKIVTPFLDPVTREKLKFNEKLGNHVPPSQLLTSVGGEVDFKYDHSAYWPALNKLAQIKQKEYRERWIQGGKRIGEYENYLKTGTSPSAAQKESETNGADATAQAS; via the exons ATGTCCACCGCTCCATCCGACGCCCCAGCGACGACTACCCCAGTCAACGGTGACGCCGCCGCAGCTGAAAAGCCCCAGGTTTCAACAGAAACTGAAACTACACCTCAGGCAGAACCTCCAGCTCAGGACCAGCCGGCCTCTGAGTCCTCAGCCCCTCAGGAGACGATTGAGAGTCTCAATTTGCCGTTATCCGCCGCAGACGGTGTCATCAAGAAACCATTCCCCCGCCCCATCGACACCGCCAAACCCGCTCAGCCCGCTCAATTGACATCAGACCAACAAACTAAATATGATAGCGTCCTCAAGTCTGTATCCGAGTGGACCACTGTCCCAACGACGTCCGCTAAGAATGCCCCGACCGAAGCCATAACAGACGATGAGCGCATGTTCCTCACCCGCGAATGCCTTCTCCGCTATTTACGTGCCACGAAATGGAACGCCCCCGAGGCTGTGGCGCGACTTCAGCGTACGCTTACCTGGCGCCGTGAGTACGGAATTGAGAAATTGACGCCCGACTACATCTCCATCGAGAACGAAACAGGGAAGCAGGTGCTCCTAGGCTACGATATCCACGGCCGGCCGTGTTTGTATCTTTTGCCATCGAACCAGAATACCGAGAAGAGCGATCGGCAGGTCCAGCATCTCGTCTTTATGCTGGAGCGGGCGATTGAACTGATGCCTCCGGATCAGGAGACGCTGGCGCTGATCGTGGACTATGGCGAGACAAAGTCTGGACAGAACGCTAGTATTGGGCAGGCGAGAGATACGGTGAACTTCTTGCAGAATCATTATCCGGAGAGATTGGGGCGGGCGTTGGTTATTAACC TGTCGTTCCTCATCATGGGTTTCTTCAAGATCGTCACCCCGTTCCTTGACCCCGTTACTAGGGAAAAGCTCAAGTTCAACGAGAAATTGGGCAACCATGTGCCCCCCAGCCAGCTTCTGACATCCgttggaggagaagttgaTTTCAAATACGACCACTCGGCCTACTGGCCTGCGCTGAACAAGCTGGCCCAGATAAAGCAGAAGGAGTACCGTGAGCGCTGGATCCAGGGTGGAAAGCGTATTGGAGAATACGAAAACTACCTCAAAACTGGCACTAGCCCGAGCGCCGCTCAGAAGGAAAGCGAAACGAATGGTGCCGATGCAACAGCCCAGGCTTCGTAG
- the atfB gene encoding bZIP transcription factor atfB (COG:K;~EggNog:ENOG410PSSN;~InterPro:IPR004827;~PFAM:PF00170;~go_function: GO:0003700 - DNA-binding transcription factor activity [Evidence IEA];~go_process: GO:0006355 - regulation of transcription, DNA-templated [Evidence IEA]) → MSRSNFFSQGAPFISRNMSGTISASEMQRLQYPSDIPEIAGNPYGLSAEEDIDMWAADPTMPTVNPSCIATSGVNNFQPFSNFAGTKIANSFSLSSNKPQLGQISTNHQVQHGQITPPSDRSPVETYKPAGLHSSIEHSSKVPAKRRRGSSARSRGGSRGASTRASTSAEPSSPGDNKQEKTRARNRLAASKCRQKKKEQNTQLESRFEYEKIRREELTRTVSSLRDDIVAAKNQLLEHSECGHESIKAYIQSMAKRITVQDDQARYSAVPAQYYGCGTSDTKQEPCGFDFGVCPPTA, encoded by the coding sequence ATGTCTCGCTCCAATTTCTTTTCCCAAGGAGCTCCTTTCATCTCTCGCAACATGTCAGGCACCATTTCTGCGTCGGAGATGCAGCGTTTGCAGTATCCGTCCGACATCCCTGAGATCGCGGGCAATCCATACGGTCtctccgccgaggaagacatCGATATGTGGGCTGCTGACCCTACTATGCCCACTGTCAACCCCTCATGCATCGCCACGAGCGGTGTCAACAATTTCCAGCCATTTTCCAACTTTGCTGGCACCAAAATCGCAAACAGTTTCAGTCTCAGCTCGAACAAACCGCAGCTTGGCCAAATTTCGACCAACCACCAGGTTCAGCACGGCCAAATCACTCCCCCGTCTGACCGCTCTCCCGTTGAGACTTACAAACCCGCAGGGCTCCATTCGAGCATTGAGCACTCGTCTAAGGTACCTGCAAAGCGCCGTCGAGGAAGTAGCGCTCGATCCCGAGGTGGCAGTCGAGGTGCAAGTACTCGGGCTTCGACTTCGGCAGAACCTTCGTCTCCGGGTGATAACAAACAGGAGAAGACGAGGGCGCGCAATCGGCTTGCAGCCAGCAAATGCCGCCAGAAGAAAAAGGAGCAGAATACGCAGTTGGAGAGCAGGTTCGAGTATGAGAAAATCAGACGTGAAGAACTCACCCGTACTGTGAGCTCGCTGCGGGACGACATAGTGGCGGCGAAGAACCAGCTACTCGAACATTCTGAATGTGGTCACGAATCCATCAAGGCGTACATACAAAGCATGGCCAAAAGGATCACCGTTCAAGACGACCAAGCTCGCTACTCAGCTGTCCCTGCACAGTATTACGGATGCGGCACGTCGGATACGAAGCAAGAGCCATGTGGGTTTGATTTTGGTGTTTGTCCGCCAACGGCTTGA
- the snf4 gene encoding AMP-activated serine/threonine-protein kinase regulatory subunit SNF4 (BUSCO:EOG0926374A;~COG:C;~EggNog:ENOG410PGV3;~InterPro:IPR000644;~PFAM:PF00571), whose translation MAILSEGNPYRQHQQQHRERAASTSASNPTGRISASGLPPPTNDTTTTTSTPPSTTFFPSSTLRTVGTRTLPSASLSDPPLLPICGHERGFVQPSSYLRSRPPSHPMPPSQPDRAIDREERQGLSAIRNFLKVRTSYDVLPLSFRLIVFDTALSVKESLNILIQNGIVSAPLWDSKSSTFAGLLTTSDYINVIQYYFQNPAALDQIDQFRLDNLREVEKALGVAPPETISIDPERPLYEACRRMLESRARRIPLVTNDSQTDRHLVLSVITQYRILKFVAVNLNDTQKLKKPLGEIQLGSYDDIATASMDTPVIDVIHILVERSISSVPIVNSEGVVYNVFESVDVITLIKGGVYDDLSLTVGEALKKRPSDFPGIYTCSLNDGLDTIFDTIRKSRVHRLVVVDDNFRLKGVLTLSDILQYILLEGEGDEAL comes from the exons ATGGCGATTTTGTCTGAAGGGAACCCGTAtcgtcaacaccagcagcagcatcgtGAACGGgcagccagcaccagcgccagcaacCCCACGGGCAGAATCAGCGCTTCCGGGCTGCCGCCTCCGACCAacgacaccaccaccaccaccagcactcctccttccaccacGTTTtttccctcctccacgcTTCGCACAGTCGGCACCCGTACGCTCCCGTCCGCGTCCCTTTCCGaccctcccctccttccAATCTGCGGTCACGAGCGTGGTTTTGTCCAGCCCTCCTCCTACCTCCGATCACGACCCCCCTCACATCCAATGCCCCCATCTCAGCCGGACAGGGCGATCGATCGGGAGGAGCGTCAAGGCCTG AGTGCCATTCGCAACTTCCTCAAGGTTCGCACTAGCTATGACGTCCTCCCGCTGAGTTTCCGGCTCATTGTCTTCGATACGGCGCTCTCAGTGAAAGAAAGTTTGAACATTCTCATCCAGAATG GAATTGTTTCGGCACCATTATGGGATTCCAAGTCGTCCACATTCGCTGGTCTTCTGACTACGTCGGATTATATCAATGTCATTCAATATTACTTCCAGAACCCTGCAGCTTTGGACCAGATCGACCAATTCCGCTTGGATAACCTTCGAG AGGTGGAAAAGGCATTGGGCGTTGCGCCTCCCGAGACAATCTCCATTGATCCAGAGCGACCGCTGTACGAGGCCTGCCGGCGTATGCTCGAGTCCCGAGCTCGAAGGATTCCGCTTGTCACCAACGATAGCCAAACAGATCGGCATCTTGTCCTCAGCGTCATCACGCAGTACCGTATTCTCAAATTTGTGGCAGTCAACCTTAACGACACGCAGAAACTGAAGAAACCCTTGGGGGAAATTCAGCTGGGTTCCTACGATGATATTGCGACCGCGTCAATGGACACGCCGGTCATTGACGTGATTCATATCCTGGTCGAGCGGAGTATATCCAGTGTGCCGATTGTGAACTCGGAAG GTGTTGTGTACAATGTCTTCGAATCAGTAGACGTCATCACATTGATTAAGGGCGGCGTATATGATGACTTGAGCCTTACGGTTGGCGAAGCATTGAAGAAGCGACCTTCG GATTTCCCTGGAATCTATACCTGCTCACTAAACGATGGCCTAGACACCATTTTCGATACCATCCGCAAATCCCGCGTGCACCGTCTAGTTGTAGTAGACGACAATTTCCGATTAAAAGGCGTTCTTACACTAAGCGACATTTTACAGTACATCCTGCTAGAAGGTGAAGGTGACGAAGCTTTATGA
- a CDS encoding uncharacterized protein (COG:C;~EggNog:ENOG410PVBR;~InterPro:IPR023210,IPR036812;~PFAM:PF00248), translating into MSLFQPPSKPSSPLANHRILSPTASVKVSPICLGGISFGNEWSELFGVSEEPFKLLDEFFALGGNFIDTANVYNNGQSEAHIGAWMKDRGVRDQMVIATKYSAHCRAGSRESDPLQSNFVGNSAKSMLVSVRESLKRLETDYIDILYVHWWDFATSVEEVMTHLHSYVMSKQVLYLGVSDTPAWVVVKANEFARKNGLTPFSIYQGRWNAAYRDMEAEIISMCEDQGMAIVPWAALGGGLLLSSQQRREREEKLAGQKSFYELDVHEISVSDALEKVAVTKETTVQAIALAYLFHQSTYVIPIVGVQSADHIKVMNDAITTKLSLEEIQSIQKAAPFEPLFPMSFLFGSKEYSTRLTPADNVQYGMWARFDAPVKRTVYN; encoded by the exons ATGTCTCTCTTCCAACCCCCATCCAAACCTTCAAGCCCCCTAGCAAACCACCGTATCCTCTCCCCAACAGCTTCAGTCAAAGTCTCCCCCATCTGCCTTGGGGGCATCAGCTTCGGAAATGAATGGAGCGAGCTGTTCGGAGTCAGCGAAGAGCCCTTTAAGCTACTAGATGAATTCTTCGCGCTGGGCGGTAACTTCATCGACACCGCGAATGTCTACAACAATGGGCAATCCGAGGCCCATATTGGCGCCTGGATGAAGGACCGGGGTGTCCGGGACCAAATGGTGATTGCGACCAAGTACTCGGCGCATTGTCGTGCTGGTAGCCGTGAGAGTGACCCTCTGCAGAGTAACTTTGTGGGAAACTCAGCGAAGAGTATGCTTGTTTCTGTGAGGGAGAGTTTGAAGAGGCTGGAGACGGATTATATTGATATTCTTTATGTTCATTG GTGGGATTTTGCTACGTCTGTGGAAGAAGTCATGACCCATCTACATTCCTACGTCATGTCGAAGCAAGTGCTGTATTTGGGTGTTTCTGATACTCCAGCATGGGTCGTTGTGAAGGCCAACGAGT TCGCCCGAAAAAACGGTCTCACCCCATTCTCCATATACCAGGGTCGCTGGAACGCTGCATACCGTGACATGGAAGCCGAGATCATCTCCATGTGTGAAGACCAGGGGATGGCAATTGTTCCCTGGGCTGCACTCGGGGGTGGCTTACTTCTGTCTTCTCAGCAGCGACGAGAACGGGAAGAAAAGCTAGCTGGACAGAAGAGTTTTTACGAGCTGGACGTGCATGAGATCTCTGTATCAGATGCTTTGGAGAAGGTCGCTGTTACGAAGGAGACTACGGTCCAAGCCATT GCCCTGGCGTATCTTTTTCATCAGTCGACCTATGTGATACCCATTGTTGGGGTCCAGAGTGCAGACCACATTAAGGTCATGAACGATGCGATTACGACAAAACTTTCGCTTGAAGAAATTCAGTCAATACAAAAGGCTGCACCATTTGAGCCCTTATTCCCGATGAGCTTCTTGTTCGGCTCCAAGGAATATAGCACTCGGTTGACCCCTGCGGATAACGTGCAATATGGGATGTGGGCGCGCTTTGATGCGCCGGTGAAACGAACT GTCTACAACTAG
- a CDS encoding Apc13 domain protein (COG:S;~EggNog:ENOG410PR4F;~InterPro:IPR008401;~PFAM:PF05839;~go_component: GO:0005680 - anaphase-promoting complex [Evidence IEA]): MSKDSSPTHIHMHHPRLADYFEDFTRPHTSQTASLASSSSSSHTYHNHTVTYGSSSPALIPSFLPVEEIYVAPQYQPPNPEDEDDVVPDQHAAFGITRAMERRRETVWRDLGLEGLVTSGGAGARGAAKGGKVRVKDAGRLMGGKRVVCLR; the protein is encoded by the exons ATG AGCAAAGACTCCTCTCCAACGCACATCCACATGCACCACCCGCGTCTAGCAGACTACTTCGAAGACTTCACGCGCCCACATACAAGCCAAACTGCATCGCtagcttcatcgtcctcgtcctcacaCACATACCATAACCACACGGTCACATATGGCTCCTCGTCGCCGGCTCTGATCCCCTCTTTCCTCCCCGTCGAGGAGATCTACGTGGCGCCGCAGTATCAGCCGCCGAAcccagaggacgaggacgacgttGTTCCTGACCAGCACGCGGCATTTGGAATAACGAGGGCTATGGAGAGACGCAGGGAAACTGTTTGGAGGGATTTGGGACTTGAGGGGTTAGTTACCAGTGGTGGGGCTGGTGCGAGGGGTGCAGCGAAGGGGGGGAAAGTGAGAGTTAAGGATGCGGGGAGATTGATGGGTGGAAAgagggttgtttgtttgcggTGA